A single region of the Lycium barbarum isolate Lr01 chromosome 2, ASM1917538v2, whole genome shotgun sequence genome encodes:
- the LOC132628598 gene encoding protein Ycf2-like, which translates to MRGHQFKSWIFELREILREIKNSHHFLDSWTQFNSVGSFIHIFFHQERFLKLFDPRIWSILLSRNSQGSTSNRYFTIKGVILFVVAVLIYRINNRNMVERKNLYLIGLLPIPMNSIGPRNDTLEESVGSSNINRLIVSLLYLPKGKKISESCFLNPKESTWVLPITKKCSMPESNWGSRWWRNWIGKKRDSSCKISNETVAGIEILFKEKDLKYLEFLFVYYMDDPIRKDHDWELFDRLSLRKSRNRINLNSGPLFEILVKHWISYLMSAFREKIPIEVEGFFKQQGAGSTIQSNDIEHVSHLFSRNKWAISLQNCAQFHMWQFRQDLFVSWGKNPPESDFLRNVSRENWIWLDNVWLVNKDRFFSKVQNVSSNIQYDSTRSSFVQVTDSSQLKGSSDQSRDHLDSISNEDSEYHTLINQREIQQRKERSILWDPSFLQTERKEIESGRFPKCLSGYSSMSRLFTEREKQMINHLFPEEIEEFLGNPTRSVRSFFSDRWSELHLGSNPTERSTRDHKLLKKQQDLSFVPSRKLVCLGVPDD; encoded by the coding sequence ATGAGAGGACATCAATTCAAATCCTGGATTTTCGAATTGAGAGAGATATTGAGAGAGATCAAGAATTCTCACCATTTCTTAGATTCATGGACCCAATTCAATTCAGTGGGATCCTTCATTCACATTTTTTTCCACCAAGAACGTTTTCTAAAACTCTTTGACCCCCGAATTTGGAGTATCCTACTTTCACGCAATTCACAGGGTTCAACAAGCAATCGATATTTCACGATCAAGGGTGTAATACTCTTTGTAGTAGCGGTCCTTATATATCGTATTAACAATCGAAATATGGTCGAAAgaaaaaatctctatttgatagGGCTTCTTCCTATACCTATGAATTCCATTGGACCCAGAAATGATACATTGGAAGAATCCGTTGGGTCTTCCAATATCAATAGGTTGATTGTTTCTCTCCTGTATCTTCCCAAAGGAAAAAAGATCTCTGAGAGTTGTTTCCTGAATCCGAAAGAGAGTACTTGGGTTCTCCCAATAACTAAAAAGTGTAGCATGCCTGAATCTAACTGGGGTTCGCgttggtggaggaactggatcGGAAAAAAGAGGGATTCTAGTTGTAAGATATCTAATGAAACCGTCGCTGGAATTGAGATCTTATTCAAAGAGAAAGATCTCAAATATCTGGAGTTTCTTTTTGTATATTATATGGATGATCCGATCCGCAAGGACCATGATTGGGAATTGTTTGATCGTCTTTCTCTGAGGAAGAGTCGAAATAGAATCAACTTGAATTCGGGACCGCTATTCGAAATCTTAGTGAAACACTGGATTTCTTATCTCATGTCTGCTTTTCGTGAAAAAATACCAATTGAAGTGGAGGGTTTCTTCAAACAACAAGGGGCTGGGTCAACTATTCAATCAAATGATATTGAGCATGTTTCCCATCTCTTCTCGAGAAACAAGTGGGCTATTTCTTTGCAAAACTGTGCTCAATTTCATATGTGGCAATTCCGCCAAGATCTCTTCGTTAGTTGGGGGAAGAATCCGCCCGAATCGGATTTTTTGAGGAACGTATCGAGAGAGAATTGGATTTGGTTAGACAATGTGTGGTTGGTAAACAAGGATCGGTTTTTTAGCAAGGTACAGAATGTATCGTCAAATATTCAATATGATTCCACAAGATCTAGTTTCGTTCAAGTAACGGATTCTAGCCAACTGAAAGGATCTTCTGATCAATCCAGAGATCATTTGGATTCCATTAGTAATGAGGATTCGGAATATCACACATTGATTAATCAAAGAGAGATTCAACAACGAAAAGAAAGATCAATTCTTTGGGATCCTTCCTTTCTTCAAACGGAACGAAAAGAGATAGAATCAGGCCGATTCCCGAAATGCCTTTCTGGATATTCCTCAATGTCCCGGCTATTCACGGAACGTGAGAAGCAGATGATTAATCATCTGTTTCCGGAAGAAATCGAAGAATTTCTTGGGAATCCTACAAGATCCGTTCGTTCTTTTTTCTCTGATAGATGGTCAGAACTTCATCTGGGTTCGAATCCTACTGAGAGGTCCACTAGAGATCATAAATTGTTGAAGAAACAACAAGATCTTTCTTTTGTCCCTTCCAG